The region GTAGTAAATGGTGTAGGAGTATTTTCCAATGCTCCTAAAGGAGAATTATCTTATATTAAAATAACTACTGACGATACTAATATGTTTGCCAATACATCCAGAAAATTCACCATCAAAGGATATGACCAATACCACAATCCTATAGAAATAGACCAAAACAAAGTAGAATATGCTTTTGAAGGAGTAGAAGGTGAAATAGTAGGAAATGTATTTAAAGCCAAATCCCCTGGCAAGGCTATTATTAAGGCAAATTACGAAGGGATAACCTCTACTATAGAGTTAAAAGTACTAGATGAGATTAAATCCATCATATTCCCAACAGATAAATTAAGCCTTCATGCTAACGAAAATAAAACCATTGGTGCCGCCTATGGAATGGATAAGAATGGATTTAAAGCCAAGATATATGCCGAAGACATTGATTGGACCACAACGGGAAATATTGGATATGTCGAAAATGGAGTGTTTTATAGCAATGGCAATATAGGTACTGGTGCCATAACAGGTCGTATTGGAAAAGCATTAAATAATATCTTAGTATCCGTTGGTAGCGGGGAAGCAAAATTAATTGATGGATTTGAAGACATTAATAAATTTAGCTCAACTGTCTATCCAGAGTATGTTAAAGGAAGTATAGAGTTGGTAAATGAATCAAAGGAAGGCAATAAAGGCCTAAAACTAAGGTATGATTTTACTGAAGGAGAGGACAACAGAGCTGCCTATATAATATTTAGAACTGGAGAGCAAAAAGGATTAACTTTAGATGGAATGCCTAACAAACTATCTCTTTGGGTAAAAGGAGATAATAATAAAAGTTGGCTTCGAGGCACCATAATAGATAAAAATGGCAAGGACTATACTATAGATTTTGCAAAGTCCATAGATTTTAGTGATTGGAAGCAAGTATCAGCTCAAATCCCTTCCGATGTAGCTTATCCTATCGCATTGGAAAAAATCTATGTAGTAGAAACAAATAGTGCTAAAAAATACACAGGAGAGATTTTAATAGATGGATTAAGAGCTCATTATCCTCCTTCTTATAACAATGTAGAAGTTCCAACTCCTACAAACTTTACTGATGTTAAGAACGTTAAGAAGGAAGTAGTGAGCAATGGATTCTCCTTCCTAATAAGTAAATTGCCAAGCTTCGAAAAGGGACAAGAAGGCCTTAAGGACAAAATAACAAATAAGGCTAATGCTCATGAATTAAATGTATTCATAGGAAAGGCAAACCAGGAATTTAATAAAACCTTAAAATCTAAGAACATTATAAATATAGCCACTCCTTATAAGACTAATAGATATAAGAATTTAATGATAATCGATGCCAGCAGTGCTAAAGGTGGAATTAGAGCCACTAATTACAAACAGTGGATCTGGTTACAAAATGGACTATCCAATGCAAAAGAAGACCATATATTCCTATTTTTAGACACTCCTATATTTGGCTCTGGCGGGTTTACTGACAAGCTAGAAGCAGAATTGCTTCATAACACTTTAGTAGAAACCTTCGAAAAAGGCAAAACCGTTTGGGTAATCTATAATGGAAACAGTACTAAAGTGGAATTAAAAGACGGTATAAGATATATAGAATTCAATAATAAGGACATTGAAAACCTAAGCTTTATTGAATTTGTGGTAAATGGAAAAGACATTACCTATCAGGTTATGAAATAAATTAAAAAAGCTGGACAGTTATTGCAACTGTCCAGCTTTTTTGTCAAAACATCAAAGTATAAGCTCAGCAAAAACCTCCAAAAAACTACCTAAAAATTGTCCATTAGTTTAACTATCCAGTTACCATAAACCCAGCCTATTCTTTTATCCTCATTTACCTTTACTTTATAGAAGTAAAAACCCCTTTTTAATGCTGGTCCTTCTAATATGGTCATGGTTTGGTCTTCCTTTACCGTGCCAATGGCATTACCTTTTGGCCCATCGTATAATACTAATGGGTCTTTTCCATCGGCTTTTTCCATAGTATCTGGTATTACTATATCATTAGGGGTGTATTTTATTATATCTCCTTCATGGTATACTTCAGGGGTTGGAATATTTATATTCCTATGTAGCCTTCCTCCTCGGCTAGGCATACTTTTCTTGCTTATTGGAGTTATTTCCTGATTATACTCCTTCAAAGCTGTTTCATAAATACGTGCTTGATAAGTACTTGAATTAACATTTGGGTTGTTTCTCTCTAATAACCCGTTATAAGCCCACAGAGTAAAATACCAATGCTCTAATATATTTGGATCCATATTACCTACTTGAGTCATTTCATTATTGACCCACGCCCATTTTTTCAAAAGGTGATTTGCCCCTGCTTCTATGTTGTAGACGGGATCGTACTTTAACTTTTCTAAATTATACTCAGTCTCCTTTTCGCTTATCTGCATTATTCCAATATATCCACCCTTACTTACAAAAGGGTTTCCGTTACTATCGAATTGTCGGAAGCCACTTTCTAATTTAGCGATACATTTAAGTATTACACTGGGAATACCCCTTTTAGTAGCTACTTCCTCTATGAGCTTTTCCACTTCCTCCCTGCTGGGATTCTTCTGTTGAGAAAAGCTATTTTCGGCTATTCCAAATACAAGCATTAAAGCCACAAGAATAGCCAATACTCTCTTCCCCATTTTTTACCTCCTACCAAGTTACATATCCATTTTTAAACTGTTGATATAGCATTTCAGCAATACCCACCCCATTTTCTTTGGATATTTCCTTGGATAGTTCATCAATATACATTTCTTCAAATATCTTTTGAGCTGTGCTTTTTTCTATCAAGCCATTTTCTGGTACAGTCTTTTTCATCTCCTTAAACATCATTGCTAGAAATATGGACTCAAATTCCTTGCAAACCTCTTTTAAAGCTTCGTCCTCCTTATTACCGTTTAAAGATTCCATTCTTTTCTGCAAAATGGTTGGGTCGCTATATAAATCAACATTTATTTCCAACTAAACCACCCCGTTATCTCTTCAGATTATTGACTAATTGAAGCATTTCATCTGCTGCTTGAATGGTCTTAGAATTAATCTCATATGCTCTTTGAGCAGTAATCATCTTTACCATTTCATCTACGATCTGAACATTTGAAGCCTCTAAATATCCTTGAATGATTCTACCCCTCATTTCTTCAGCTTCAATTAACACAGGCTCCCCAGATGCTACAGTTTGGTTGTAAAGGTTTTGCCCTTCCGCTAGTAGACCTTCTGGATTGGTAAATTGGAATATCCCAATCCTACCCAGCTCCACAATCTCACCATCTTCGTCTAAACCAGTTACATATCCTAGATTGTCTATGGTAATGTCAGTAAGCCCAGATTCTATGTATATATAATCTTCATCTTCACTTAATACATAATAGCCTTCAGAAGTAACTAATATGCCCTCATCTTCATCTACGCTCAATTTAAAGCTGCCATCCCTAGTATACCTTGTTTCACCATTTGGCAATAATACTGCAAAGAATCCTTCTCCATCAATGGCCAAATCAAAGGTGCCATCGGTTTCTATGAAGCTTCCAGTTCTAAAATCCTTCTTAGTAGCTGTAGGCATAACCCCATGGCCTACCTGTAAATTTACAGGTCTTCCTTCTTCATCTACTATATTAGTTCGCTTTAAAGTAGTGTAGAATAAATCTTTAAACTCTGCCCTTTGGGTTTTATAAGATGTAGTATTTACATTGGAAAGATTGTTAGCTATAGTGTCTATATTAAATTGTTGGGATTTCATACCCGTAGCAGCTGTCCACAATGCTCTCATATTCTAACCTCCTATACTCTTCCTATTTCATTTGAAGCCTTCTCAAGCATCTCATCTTGCACCCTTATAGCCTTTTGACCTGCTTCGTATTCCCTAAGAAGGCTAATCATTTCAACCATCTCTTCAATAGCATTTACATTAGAACTTTCCAAATACCCTTGAAACACTTCCCCCTCAAAAGGAATTTCTTCTGGCTCTACCCCTTCTGCCATCGCATATAGGTTGTCCCCAATCTTCCTTAAAAACTCCCTATTTTCTAAATCTACTATATCTAACATGCCTACTACATTACCATCTACTATAACCTCTCCCCTTTTACCTACGGTTATGTCATTTCCTTGTATAACTATATCTCCATTCAATCCTTGAACTACTTCTCCGCTTAATGTAGAAAGAATTCCTTCTTCATTTAGTACAAAAGACCCATCTCTTGTATAATAAGTATTCCCTTCTGCATCCGTTATTTTAAAGAAACCAGAACCATTCAATGCCAAATCTAAAGTAGAACCCGTTTCAATCATATTTCCTTGGGTAAAATCAGTAACGATCTTTTGAAACTTTAACCCTGCATTCATAGTTCCTATTACACGAGAAGGGGGATAATAGACAATTCCTTGTAGCATTCCTTCTATGTCACCTACACCTTGTAACCTATTTCCACGACCATCAGTTATAAAGTTTTCATAATCCGTATTAAAACCTTCTCTACCATCCTGATAAAAGGTCCTTAAATAGCCTTCATCATCTATGACGAAGCGTATTTCCTTTACATAACTTTCACCCATTGGTGTTTCAACTACAAAATAACCCTGGGTTGTGCTAGCCCTATGAACCTGTCCATCCGTTTCATAGGTTATCTCGTTTTCTCCTCTTAAACTAGGCCTAACCTGCCTTGAATTAATCTTTACCAGTAGCTTTTCTGCAAAAGTTTCGGTCAATGACCTATCCTTCTTAAATCCCGTAGTATTTACATTAGCCAAATTATTGGATAGTACTTCTAATTTCTTCTGATTGGTTGCCAAAGAAGTCGCACTTATATATAAGCCTCGGTTCATTTATATCCCCTTTCTTTAAACCAAGTAAGTATCATAGAATAATATCGGCATTATTTTCATATACTTTAATAATTAATTCTTATTGAATCTGAACCTGTTTTATCTGAATCCAAAAATTTTACCCAATCCAAGGCTCTTCCTGTACCTATTGCTACTGAGCTAATGGGATCATCTACTAACCTTGCTTTAATCCCAGTTTTCTCAGTAATCAACTTGTCTAAACCATAGAGCAACGCTCCACCTCCAGTCATTATTATTCCCTTATCCGCTATATCTGCTGCTAACTCAGGGGGTGTTCTTTCTAATACATAATGGATGGTTTCTATTATATGAGAAACTGGCTCAGCTAAAGCTTCTAACGCTTCACTTGAGTATATCTTAATATTTTTTGGTAAACCAGTTAGCAAATTTCTTCCTCTTACCTCAATGGAAACATCCTTCTCTCTTGGATATGCAGATCCTACCTGGATTTTTATTTCTTCCGCACTTCTTTCTCCTATCATCAAATTATGTTTTTTCCTTATATATCTTGCTATGGCTTCGTTACATTCATCTCCTGCAATCTTTACAGATCTGCTTATTACTATGCCTCCTAAGGATATGACTGCTACATCTGTCGTACCTCCGCCTATGTCAACTATCATATTTCCATTAGGTTCCGTTATGTCAATGCCTGCGCCTATAGCAGCAGCAATAGGTTCTTCTATCAAAAATGTCCTCCTAGCACCAGCATGGTTGCTTGCCTCAAGTACTGCTCTCTTTTCAACTTCAGTTATGCCACTAGGTACACAGACTATGACCCTAGGCTTAAAGATAGTCTTTCCTATGGCCTTAGTAAAGAAATATTTTAACATGCGCTCAGTAATCTGATAATTTGAAATTACTCCATCTCTCATAGGGCGTAACGCTATGATGTTTCCCGGAGTTCTACCTAACATCTTCTTTGCTTCTTCGCCAACGGCAAGAAACTTATTGGTATATTGGTCAATAGCCACTACAGAAGGTTCATTTAATACTACTCCCTTCCCCTTTACGTAAACGAGTATGCTAGCTGTACCCAAATCGATTCCTAAATCGGTCCTAAATGCAGCCATGTAAATTTGCCCCCTTTTTCATCTCTATACACAACTATTTTATCATATTATTCTACATATTTAAAAAAAATCCTCTTTAATTTCCGATATTATCCAAAAAAATCTAAAGGCCATAAGGATAGACTTTTGTCTGTCCTTATGGCCAATTTAATCGTTAATAGCTTTGTATTTTAATTTAGTTGCTTTACCCCCTCTAATATGCCTTTCCGCTTTATTCTGTTCCAGAACCTGTTTTACCATAGTCGCTATAAGAGGGTTTATCTTAGGAAGGCGTTCTGTAACGTCTTTATGGACAGTACTTTTACTCACTCCAAAAACGCCTGCTGCCTGTCTTACAGTGGCTTTTTCGCTTATTATGTACTTTGCGATTTCTAATGCTCTTTCTTCTATATAATCTTTCAAATAGGTCTACCCCCTTTGAACTTTGATTTGGGTTTTTAATCTTTGTAAATACATATGCATTTTAAATACCTATTAGAACAATAATGTAGCAGTTTCAATAATCTAAAGCTGACATATAATCTTTTGGATCTACACTTAATCCATCTTTAATAACTTCAAAATGGATATGGGGCTCCATCATCACTTCAATTAAAGCAGTTCTGCCAACTTTACCTATTACCTCCCCCTTATTCACTTTAGAACCTTCTTCTATAAAGCTTTCCTCTGCCATGTTGGCATATTTAGTCAATAGTCCACTACCATGGTCTATTATCATTACCATTCCCCATAATTCATCTTTATATACCTCTTGTACTACTCCCGATAGAGCTGCTACCACCGGAGTTCCTTCTAAAGCCAAAATGTCTATACCCTTATGAGCTGTCCATTCTTCTAAGGTTTCTGAATATACTAAACTGTCTTTGGTATAACCTATTGCTATTTTCCCCTCTACAGGAAGAATCATGTCCTGAGCTATATTTGTAGAAACTCCCATTTCTACCGATTCTAAATCCTCTTCAATTTCCTCCTCAATTCCTTCTATTTCTTCTTCAGCCATAGCTTCCTTAATATCTTCTGAAGGCTCCTCGGATATTTCATCGTATTCCAGATATTCTTCTTCAAATTCATCTAAGTTTTCATTTAGTTGTTCTTCTATGTTTAAAGAAGATTCTAAGTCCAGTTCATCCTCAATAATGATGTAATCCTCTTCATGAGACAAATTTTCTCCTTTCCGCTTTTGTAAATCCCTTTTAGAAGTTAATACCGTTGTAATTGCTACTATACAAACAAAGATGAATAAAATAATATAAAAACCGTCCTTTTTCGTTAATCTTTCCAGCCATCTTCTCATCCCCTCACCTCCAATAGGTATTATTACCACTTTTGTTTATTTAATACATGCTATAAAAAAATTCCCTAGGAAATTTTAAGGAACGGATTTGCCGTCCTAGAACTTTTTAATTATAAATTATAAATCTAGGCAGCAGGAAATCTGGCAAGGGGTCTGACCCATTGCCATCCTTTGCCATAAAGAAAAGGCTGGAACAAAAGGTCAGTGTGCCCTTGTATCCCAGCCTCAATTGGCATTATAAGCTGTGCTTTTATAAGAATTGTACCTTGTTAATTATCCATTGTTAATTGCTTGACTTGTACTCCTGTATAATAATGTTTCAATATCTCCTCATAATCCTTACCATTTTTAGCCATCCCATTTGCCCCCCACTGGCTCATACCTACACCATGTCCATAGCCGATAGTTTCTATATCTACTATATTGCTTTTTGGATTATAGGTTATTTTAAAATTGGTAGAATTTAAATCAAATAATTCCCTTATCTCCCTTCCATTTACCACAGTACCATCAATGGCTATTTTTTTTATCCTGCCACTTTTAGTCTTTTCCACCAACTTTATTTTTTCCCCTAAATTATCCTTAGTTATATTAGCACTTGGATATTTTCTGAGTATCTTATTTATAAACTCATCTCCCGTCATAGTTACTACGCTCCTAAACTTAGGAGCATCCTCTTCATAAGGACTTTCTACTGATTTTAAATAGGGTCTATCTATTGCAAATACATCTAAGGCATCCTCCGTCATTCCTCCACTGGTGGAATGGTACAAAGGCTCTATTATCTCTCCATCATAATATAGAGCCTGGCCTTTCGTGCTATTTACCGCTTCTTCAATTTTAGGCCAATATTTTTCTTCCCAATCCTTGGCATGGATAGTTTTTAGTTCATCTAATGTCAGATAAGCTTGGCAATGGATACCTGTACAAAGAGGAGCTTCTATGTGATCAGGATGCCCCTCCTTATAATTTAAAGTCCTACTTATGGCATAGGTTCTGCTCGCCACCGCCTGTGCCTTTAATGCTTCAATATGAAATTCCCCTGGCATTTCAGCAGCTACTACTCCCTTAACATATTCTTCTAATTCCATATGAATGACCTGCTGATTCCTAGTATCATATACCTTTATATAGCCATCAAATAATTCCTTCCCCTCTTCAACTTCATTGTCATCTTCCTCTCGAGAAGTAAAAAATTTATTCCTTTCTCTATTTTCCTTAGGTGTAAAATTAAAGGTCATTACTATTATAGATGGAATGATGATGACTATTAATAATATTCCAATTGTATAGATGCCTATTTTTTTCATCTCTTCCCCCTCTTACCTTTGGTATATGAACGGCCTTCATCTTCTTTTAAATTATTTAACGGTCTAATACCATATAATATGCAAAGAAAAATAAATTTATAACTAAAAAAGGGACGACCCATCGTCCCAAAAATTTATGAATATTTACATTTGAAAGGTATGTATTTGGGAAGCTATGACCCCAAAAACTGGTCCAAGAAAAGTTCTTCAGAAAATGAACTTAATAAAACGACATGAAAACTAACCCGGACAATTAAACATTGTGAACTGTGCATTTAGTCCTTGTCAATTGGTTTAGGCCCTTTTTACATTAGCTCCTAATCTAATAAGTTTTCCTTCTATGTCTTCATAGCCTCTATCTACATGATATATATCCCTAATTTCTGTAACCCCATCGGCTACTAAACCAGCCAAAATCAAAGCAGCTCCTGCCCTTAAATCTGTAGCTTTAACTGGAGCCGACATTAAGTTGTCAATCCCTTGAATTATAGCTGATCTACCATCTATTTTAATATCTGCTCCCATTCGCTTCAGTTCATCCACATGCATAAATCTATTTTCAAAAACTGTTTCTATTATAACACTTGTCCCTTTTGCAACGCTCATCAAGGACATAAATTGTGCTTGCATATCTGTCGGAAAACCAGGATAAGGCAAAGTTTTAATATCTACTGCTTTTAATTCATCAGTTCCTATTACCCTTACCTTGTCATTATTTTCAATAATAGTGCATCCTGATTCTCTTAGCTTTGCAATAATAGGCTTAATATGACTAGTTATAACATTTTCTACTACCACATCTCCTTTAGTAATGGCAGCAGCAACCATATATGTGCCTGCTTCAATTCTATCAGGAATGATAGAATGGGTGCATCCTCCTAACTCCTTTACCCCTTTTATTCTAATGCTACTGGTTCCTGCACCTTTTATATCCGCTCCCAATTTATTAAGGAAATTAGCCAAATCTACTATTTCTGGTTCCATGGCAGCGTTATCGATGATGGTTTCACCTTCTGCCATTACTGCAGCCATCATTATATTCTCTGTGGCTCCAACGCTTGGAAAGTCTAAGTAAATCCTATCCCCCACCAATTTGCCTGCATAGGCACCAATATTACCATGGTCAACATCGATTTGAGCTCCTAAAGCTCTAAAACCTTTTAAATGTAAATCGATTGGTCTGGTTCCTATAGCACAGCCACCAGGTAAAGAAGTTTTAGTCTTTCCTATTCTAGTTAACAGAGGCCCCATAACTAAAAAAGAAGCTCTCATCTTGCTCATCAATTCATAGGGCGTCTCGTAGTTGTTAATATCTTTTGAATTAATCTTTATAATTCCTTTATCCAAAAATTCTATTTTTGCTCCTAATGAAGATAATACCTCACATATCACTTCTACATCCTTAAGTTTAGGCACATCTTCAAGTATAATATCCTCAGTTCCCAATAAAGATGCGGCCAAAATGGGTAAAGCTGAATTCTTAGCTCCTCCTATTCTTACATTTCCTTTTAATGGTTTGCTCTTTTCTACAATCAATTTTTCCAACGAAATCCCTCCTATTTCTAGTAGCCTATGGTTATTATGGGTGTGCCTATCCAAATATAGGTCTTATTATCATATTCACTAAAGCGAACTGCAATATTCAAATTCATTTTCTTATTCCCTGTAAATACATACTCCTCAATATAAGGAGTAAATATAGAAAAGCTTAATATATCATCTTCCTTATATTCTTCTACTACATATCCTTCTATTAATTCTGTAACTTCTAATATCTTTTCCTCATTCCTCTTTGCATCTACTTTATCATCAAAAGATCCGATTATGCAAGTAGTAATATTTACAGGCTTATTGTATTCATCAAAAAACTTTTCTACCTCTAATATTATATCATTTATTTTATCAAATTTCTCCCTATTTATAAAATTTATAAACAGGGTGGTTTCGCCTGAACCATATTCTACGTCTTTATAGGAGGATAATGTAATAGTAACAAAATTATTATAACCGTCCAAACCCTGAACCGTAAATTGAATAAATCCATCATCCTCTATCAGGTCTTCCCAATAATAATTCTTATGGGAACCATCTGTTCCTATATTCAACATATCTCTAATAGAATAGCCAATATCTTTA is a window of Tepidimicrobium xylanilyticum DNA encoding:
- a CDS encoding transglycosylase SLT domain-containing protein produces the protein MGKRVLAILVALMLVFGIAENSFSQQKNPSREEVEKLIEEVATKRGIPSVILKCIAKLESGFRQFDSNGNPFVSKGGYIGIMQISEKETEYNLEKLKYDPVYNIEAGANHLLKKWAWVNNEMTQVGNMDPNILEHWYFTLWAYNGLLERNNPNVNSSTYQARIYETALKEYNQEITPISKKSMPSRGGRLHRNINIPTPEVYHEGDIIKYTPNDIVIPDTMEKADGKDPLVLYDGPKGNAIGTVKEDQTMTILEGPALKRGFYFYKVKVNEDKRIGWVYGNWIVKLMDNF
- a CDS encoding rod-binding protein, with amino-acid sequence MEINVDLYSDPTILQKRMESLNGNKEDEALKEVCKEFESIFLAMMFKEMKKTVPENGLIEKSTAQKIFEEMYIDELSKEISKENGVGIAEMLYQQFKNGYVTW
- the spoIIID gene encoding sporulation transcriptional regulator SpoIIID yields the protein MKDYIEERALEIAKYIISEKATVRQAAGVFGVSKSTVHKDVTERLPKINPLIATMVKQVLEQNKAERHIRGGKATKLKYKAIND
- a CDS encoding phosphodiester glycosidase family protein, giving the protein MNRNIRKVFLFLLIIGIIIASSNSYLAVEAVNMPYEIYRTSSSEYLGSGILYENIRRFTSDGWWNINVIRVDLTDEYAEIGGLFSNKGLSNRDTVSNLVKEKQAVAGINGDFFNYNPIPHPIGTMIENGEIISSPPEKAYAPPTFYLDIDNVPDITFFDRSMQITSLNSGQSLRINFINKASYMEYVTLLNKHWGTSSFGKKYNGEPIKLDNEANGNSNGDVNEETNGNGNNGNLLNSYNNEMVEMVVIDNIVSEIRIGQDAVTIPENGFIIATRGEKAKELLTKFNVGDEVKLTLGTSPNLENIKFAISGGSIILKDGNITNTNINIAGKHPRTGIGITKDRKELIIATIDGRDSSFVGVSQEIFGAILKDLGAYDAINLDGGGSTTMVIKPVDEQVAKVINKPSDGGERRVVNGVGVFSNAPKGELSYIKITTDDTNMFANTSRKFTIKGYDQYHNPIEIDQNKVEYAFEGVEGEIVGNVFKAKSPGKAIIKANYEGITSTIELKVLDEIKSIIFPTDKLSLHANENKTIGAAYGMDKNGFKAKIYAEDIDWTTTGNIGYVENGVFYSNGNIGTGAITGRIGKALNNILVSVGSGEAKLIDGFEDINKFSSTVYPEYVKGSIELVNESKEGNKGLKLRYDFTEGEDNRAAYIIFRTGEQKGLTLDGMPNKLSLWVKGDNNKSWLRGTIIDKNGKDYTIDFAKSIDFSDWKQVSAQIPSDVAYPIALEKIYVVETNSAKKYTGEILIDGLRAHYPPSYNNVEVPTPTNFTDVKNVKKEVVSNGFSFLISKLPSFEKGQEGLKDKITNKANAHELNVFIGKANQEFNKTLKSKNIINIATPYKTNRYKNLMIIDASSAKGGIRATNYKQWIWLQNGLSNAKEDHIFLFLDTPIFGSGGFTDKLEAELLHNTLVETFEKGKTVWVIYNGNSTKVELKDGIRYIEFNNKDIENLSFIEFVVNGKDITYQVMK
- the flgG gene encoding flagellar basal-body rod protein FlgG; translated protein: MRALWTAATGMKSQQFNIDTIANNLSNVNTTSYKTQRAEFKDLFYTTLKRTNIVDEEGRPVNLQVGHGVMPTATKKDFRTGSFIETDGTFDLAIDGEGFFAVLLPNGETRYTRDGSFKLSVDEDEGILVTSEGYYVLSEDEDYIYIESGLTDITIDNLGYVTGLDEDGEIVELGRIGIFQFTNPEGLLAEGQNLYNQTVASGEPVLIEAEEMRGRIIQGYLEASNVQIVDEMVKMITAQRAYEINSKTIQAADEMLQLVNNLKR
- a CDS encoding YwmB family TATA-box binding protein produces the protein MKNYGKFIIIGIILILLIPIFGFGEDEYEERELLMGILETTGANFEEGDICLGGTILDRFIGTLEIKDIGYSIRDMLNIGTDGSHKNYYWEDLIEDDGFIQFTVQGLDGYNNFVTITLSSYKDVEYGSGETTLFINFINREKFDKINDIILEVEKFFDEYNKPVNITTCIIGSFDDKVDAKRNEEKILEVTELIEGYVVEEYKEDDILSFSIFTPYIEEYVFTGNKKMNLNIAVRFSEYDNKTYIWIGTPIITIGY
- a CDS encoding M23 family metallopeptidase — protein: MRRWLERLTKKDGFYIILFIFVCIVAITTVLTSKRDLQKRKGENLSHEEDYIIIEDELDLESSLNIEEQLNENLDEFEEEYLEYDEISEEPSEDIKEAMAEEEIEGIEEEIEEDLESVEMGVSTNIAQDMILPVEGKIAIGYTKDSLVYSETLEEWTAHKGIDILALEGTPVVAALSGVVQEVYKDELWGMVMIIDHGSGLLTKYANMAEESFIEEGSKVNKGEVIGKVGRTALIEVMMEPHIHFEVIKDGLSVDPKDYMSALDY
- the spoIID gene encoding stage II sporulation protein D; amino-acid sequence: MKKIGIYTIGILLIVIIIPSIIVMTFNFTPKENRERNKFFTSREEDDNEVEEGKELFDGYIKVYDTRNQQVIHMELEEYVKGVVAAEMPGEFHIEALKAQAVASRTYAISRTLNYKEGHPDHIEAPLCTGIHCQAYLTLDELKTIHAKDWEEKYWPKIEEAVNSTKGQALYYDGEIIEPLYHSTSGGMTEDALDVFAIDRPYLKSVESPYEEDAPKFRSVVTMTGDEFINKILRKYPSANITKDNLGEKIKLVEKTKSGRIKKIAIDGTVVNGREIRELFDLNSTNFKITYNPKSNIVDIETIGYGHGVGMSQWGANGMAKNGKDYEEILKHYYTGVQVKQLTMDN
- the mreB gene encoding rod shape-determining protein, producing MAAFRTDLGIDLGTASILVYVKGKGVVLNEPSVVAIDQYTNKFLAVGEEAKKMLGRTPGNIIALRPMRDGVISNYQITERMLKYFFTKAIGKTIFKPRVIVCVPSGITEVEKRAVLEASNHAGARRTFLIEEPIAAAIGAGIDITEPNGNMIVDIGGGTTDVAVISLGGIVISRSVKIAGDECNEAIARYIRKKHNLMIGERSAEEIKIQVGSAYPREKDVSIEVRGRNLLTGLPKNIKIYSSEALEALAEPVSHIIETIHYVLERTPPELAADIADKGIIMTGGGALLYGLDKLITEKTGIKARLVDDPISSVAIGTGRALDWVKFLDSDKTGSDSIRINY
- the murA gene encoding UDP-N-acetylglucosamine 1-carboxyvinyltransferase, which gives rise to MEKLIVEKSKPLKGNVRIGGAKNSALPILAASLLGTEDIILEDVPKLKDVEVICEVLSSLGAKIEFLDKGIIKINSKDINNYETPYELMSKMRASFLVMGPLLTRIGKTKTSLPGGCAIGTRPIDLHLKGFRALGAQIDVDHGNIGAYAGKLVGDRIYLDFPSVGATENIMMAAVMAEGETIIDNAAMEPEIVDLANFLNKLGADIKGAGTSSIRIKGVKELGGCTHSIIPDRIEAGTYMVAAAITKGDVVVENVITSHIKPIIAKLRESGCTIIENNDKVRVIGTDELKAVDIKTLPYPGFPTDMQAQFMSLMSVAKGTSVIIETVFENRFMHVDELKRMGADIKIDGRSAIIQGIDNLMSAPVKATDLRAGAALILAGLVADGVTEIRDIYHVDRGYEDIEGKLIRLGANVKRA
- a CDS encoding flagellar hook-basal body protein, translated to MNRGLYISATSLATNQKKLEVLSNNLANVNTTGFKKDRSLTETFAEKLLVKINSRQVRPSLRGENEITYETDGQVHRASTTQGYFVVETPMGESYVKEIRFVIDDEGYLRTFYQDGREGFNTDYENFITDGRGNRLQGVGDIEGMLQGIVYYPPSRVIGTMNAGLKFQKIVTDFTQGNMIETGSTLDLALNGSGFFKITDAEGNTYYTRDGSFVLNEEGILSTLSGEVVQGLNGDIVIQGNDITVGKRGEVIVDGNVVGMLDIVDLENREFLRKIGDNLYAMAEGVEPEEIPFEGEVFQGYLESSNVNAIEEMVEMISLLREYEAGQKAIRVQDEMLEKASNEIGRV